Proteins encoded together in one Stigmatella aurantiaca window:
- a CDS encoding multidrug effflux MFS transporter: MKEEAALTPPEIAPRPPSTFVLELILGALTAFAPLSIDMYLPALPGIGGDLHANTAAVQLTLATFFVGLALGQFGAGPLIDRFGRTKPLYAGLAVYVLGSAGCALAPSVEALSAFRFLQALGGAVAIVVPRAVVRDLQSGAGAARMLSRLVLVMGVAPILAPLLGGALLGAFGWRSIFWALAGAGVVSLAAVFFTLPETAPPRHGRAPHLAQFGELLRDPSFVGHALAGGMLQAAMFAYIAGSSFVFITLYEVPPSQFGWFFGANAAGLILNSQINRRLLGRYSPGQLLQWAIWGSLLAAALVWTLAFTGWGGLWGMAGALFLFISTLGFIPPNSTALALENHGKRAGIASAVLGALQFTLAALASWAVSATHNGTAVPMASVIATGAVLGWASLTFPARRGKKARGEAPPASESSGRGKAA, translated from the coding sequence ATGAAAGAAGAAGCAGCCCTGACGCCCCCCGAGATCGCCCCCCGTCCGCCCAGCACGTTCGTGCTCGAGCTCATCCTGGGGGCACTCACCGCCTTCGCCCCGCTGTCCATCGACATGTACCTGCCGGCCCTGCCCGGCATCGGCGGGGATCTCCACGCCAACACGGCCGCGGTGCAGCTCACGCTGGCCACCTTCTTCGTGGGGCTGGCCCTGGGACAGTTTGGCGCGGGCCCCCTGATTGACCGCTTCGGCCGGACGAAGCCGCTCTACGCCGGGCTGGCCGTGTACGTGCTCGGCTCCGCGGGGTGCGCGCTCGCGCCCAGCGTCGAGGCGCTCTCCGCCTTCCGCTTCCTCCAGGCCCTCGGCGGGGCGGTGGCCATCGTCGTGCCCCGCGCGGTGGTGAGGGATCTCCAGTCAGGCGCGGGGGCGGCCCGGATGCTGTCGCGGCTCGTGCTGGTCATGGGCGTGGCGCCCATCCTCGCGCCGCTGCTCGGGGGCGCGCTGCTCGGCGCGTTCGGCTGGCGCTCCATCTTCTGGGCCCTGGCCGGCGCGGGGGTGGTGTCGCTGGCCGCCGTCTTCTTCACCCTGCCCGAGACGGCGCCGCCGCGTCACGGCCGCGCGCCGCACCTGGCCCAGTTCGGCGAGCTGCTCCGGGACCCCAGCTTCGTGGGCCACGCGCTCGCCGGCGGCATGCTGCAGGCGGCGATGTTCGCGTACATCGCGGGCTCCTCGTTCGTCTTCATCACGTTGTACGAGGTGCCCCCCAGCCAGTTCGGCTGGTTCTTCGGGGCCAACGCCGCTGGGCTGATCCTCAACTCGCAGATCAACCGCCGGTTGCTCGGCCGGTACTCCCCGGGCCAGCTGCTCCAGTGGGCGATCTGGGGCTCGCTGCTCGCGGCCGCGCTCGTCTGGACCCTCGCCTTCACCGGCTGGGGCGGGCTGTGGGGCATGGCGGGCGCCCTGTTCCTCTTCATCTCCACCCTGGGATTCATCCCCCCGAACTCCACCGCGCTGGCGCTTGAGAACCACGGCAAGCGCGCGGGCATCGCCTCCGCCGTGCTGGGGGCGCTCCAGTTCACGCTGGCCGCGCTGGCCTCGTGGGCGGTGAGCGCCACGCACAACGGCACCGCCGTGCCCATGGCGAGCGTCATCGCCACCGGAGCCGTGCTGGGCTGGGCCTCGCTCACCTTCCCGGCGCGGCGAGGGAAGAAGGCCCGGGGAGAAGCCCCCCCGGCCTCCGAGTCCTCCGGGCGCGGGAAGGCGGCCTGA
- a CDS encoding GNAT family N-acetyltransferase, with protein MLSWKWKTFEELTLDELYRLLALRSEVFVLEQKSFYRDLDGADRACHHLLGEETQGAEGPSLAAYLRAVPPGLKFPEASLGRIVTAPGARGSGQGKVLLEKGLAFIESTYPGVAIRIGAQHYLQRFYEGFGFRRVTDVYDEDGIPHIDMVRPAPSPPR; from the coding sequence ATGTTGTCCTGGAAGTGGAAGACGTTTGAGGAGCTGACGCTCGACGAGCTGTACCGCCTGCTGGCGCTCCGCTCCGAAGTCTTCGTGTTGGAACAGAAGAGCTTCTACCGGGACCTGGATGGCGCCGACCGCGCGTGCCACCACCTGCTGGGAGAGGAGACCCAGGGGGCGGAGGGGCCCTCGCTGGCTGCCTACCTGCGGGCGGTTCCCCCGGGGTTAAAGTTCCCCGAGGCCAGCCTGGGCCGCATTGTGACCGCGCCGGGTGCGCGGGGCTCAGGCCAGGGCAAGGTCCTGCTGGAAAAGGGCCTCGCCTTCATTGAATCCACCTATCCCGGTGTGGCCATCCGGATCGGTGCCCAGCATTACCTTCAGCGCTTTTACGAAGGCTTCGGCTTCCGCCGGGTGACCGACGTCTACGACGAGGACGGCATCCCTCACATCGACATGGTCCGCCCGGCCCCCTCCCCTCCCCGTTGA